A part of Clostridia bacterium genomic DNA contains:
- a CDS encoding EamA family transporter, translated as MAMLLIPLIPLLSVIRCAFIKQSSKGEKKVNIFAFNAVQSISGILLMLVMSGFSLRFHLPTFYYAMAYAVFYLVGMISDYKALSAGPLALTSLICSYAIVIPCFYGLFFLNEALGVMRIAGILLLLVSMLLINKKDDEDKTTQKGWPLYVCISFICNGGLLVINKMHQTHFPNQYQNEMVADALAVAFVVFLVLMIINGFIHKKKAGKDREKTSAKVFYGSLAGICVAAMQYVCLFVAARVDAMIMFPLDAIYGTLFSVLASRFMFKEKFTLLQIAGICTGVLSVILLNS; from the coding sequence ATGGCTATGTTGTTGATTCCGCTGATTCCGCTTTTGTCGGTTATTCGCTGTGCATTCATCAAGCAATCCTCCAAAGGAGAAAAGAAGGTAAACATTTTTGCTTTTAATGCAGTACAAAGTATTTCAGGCATACTTTTAATGCTTGTGATGTCAGGCTTTAGTCTGCGTTTCCATCTGCCAACTTTTTATTATGCAATGGCATATGCTGTTTTTTATCTTGTGGGTATGATATCCGATTACAAGGCTTTGTCTGCAGGACCGCTTGCGTTAACATCACTTATTTGCTCGTATGCAATTGTAATACCCTGCTTTTACGGCTTGTTCTTTTTAAATGAAGCTTTGGGAGTCATGCGGATTGCCGGTATCCTTTTGCTGCTCGTTTCTATGTTGCTGATTAACAAGAAGGATGATGAAGATAAAACAACCCAAAAAGGCTGGCCATTATATGTGTGCATTTCGTTCATTTGCAATGGCGGTTTGTTGGTAATTAATAAAATGCACCAGACACATTTCCCCAATCAGTATCAGAATGAAATGGTTGCCGATGCATTGGCGGTTGCGTTTGTGGTGTTTTTGGTGCTGATGATTATAAACGGCTTCATACATAAAAAGAAAGCCGGCAAAGACCGGGAAAAAACTTCTGCAAAAGTATTCTATGGTTCTCTGGCGGGCATTTGCGTGGCAGCGATGCAGTATGTTTGCTTATTTGTTGCCGCAAGAGTGGATGCTATGATTATGTTCCCGTTAGATGCAATCTACGGCACGCTGTTCAGCGTTTTAGCATCCCGATTCATGTTCAAAGAAAAATTTACGCTTTTGCAGATTGCAGGCATTTGTACTGGTGTTTTATCGGTCATTTTGCTGAACAGCTGA
- a CDS encoding glucosamine-6-phosphate deaminase codes for MEIRICKNSEELGKSAAKYTAQVLREAIAEKGSARIVLSTGASQFDTLKALVKEPGIQWDCVEMFHLDEYVDLPETHGASFRKYLKERFVAKVGTLKAAHFVDGTEECIAKLTEEIRKEPIDIGLIGIGENGHIAFNDPPADFDTREAYIIVNLNERCKQQQMGEGWFATINDVPKQAVSMTAYQIMQCKKIVSCVPYKVKAEAIENTIKAKEVTNLVPATLLKTHPDFVLYLDEDSAAGILA; via the coding sequence ATGGAAATCAGAATTTGTAAAAACAGTGAGGAATTGGGCAAAAGTGCGGCAAAATACACTGCACAGGTGTTAAGAGAAGCAATTGCGGAAAAGGGAAGTGCAAGAATTGTGCTTTCTACCGGTGCATCGCAGTTTGATACCTTGAAAGCTTTGGTGAAAGAACCGGGCATTCAATGGGATTGCGTGGAAATGTTTCACTTAGACGAATATGTGGATTTGCCCGAAACCCACGGTGCTTCTTTCAGAAAATATTTAAAGGAACGTTTTGTGGCAAAGGTTGGCACTTTAAAAGCTGCACATTTTGTGGACGGTACAGAAGAATGTATTGCAAAGCTTACCGAAGAAATCCGCAAAGAACCCATTGATATCGGGTTAATCGGCATTGGCGAAAACGGGCACATTGCTTTTAACGACCCGCCGGCTGACTTTGATACCAGGGAAGCTTATATTATTGTTAATTTAAATGAACGTTGCAAGCAGCAGCAGATGGGTGAAGGCTGGTTTGCTACCATTAATGATGTGCCCAAGCAGGCAGTTTCTATGACTGCATACCAGATTATGCAGTGCAAAAAAATCGTTTCCTGTGTACCCTATAAAGTAAAGGCGGAGGCGATTGAGAACACCATTAAAGCCAAAGAAGTAACAAATTTGGTCCCTGCAACCCTTTTAAAAACACATCCCGACTTTGTTTTGTATTTGGATGAAGACAGCGCGGCAGGCATCTTAGCATAA
- the nagA gene encoding N-acetylglucosamine-6-phosphate deacetylase: protein MITKIKNAVFLTDRPVEGQSLYIQDEKILALTDEEMDFDAEIDAKGLYVSPGFIDIHVHGGGGYDFADGAVSDVLNAAFAHAKHGTTTIYPTAPSVSFEDTLKFVENVRDAMKQNAPGKPYIAGSHLEGPYFADAQRGAQNPKYIKSPVPEEYKAWNKASCGTLKRISYAPEREGSEALCTYLNENGIVSAFAHTDGIYEEIKPLVDMGCKIATHLYSGMNGVTRRNMYRKLGAVETAFLEEDVTVEVIADGVHLPVELLKLVYKIKGADKMCMVTDSMRGACQESGPSVLGPKADGMDCIVKKDDVAYLTDMSAFAGSVATCDRLMRVMHKEVGLPLTECVKMMCETPAKIMKLEKRGAIKDGYFADLVFFDANISVKEVIINGKKLR, encoded by the coding sequence GTGATTACAAAAATCAAAAATGCTGTCTTTTTGACCGACCGACCGGTGGAAGGGCAAAGCTTATATATTCAAGATGAAAAAATTCTTGCGCTTACAGATGAAGAAATGGATTTCGATGCGGAAATAGATGCAAAGGGATTGTATGTTTCTCCGGGATTCATAGATATTCATGTGCATGGCGGCGGCGGATACGATTTTGCAGACGGAGCGGTTTCAGATGTTTTAAATGCGGCCTTCGCCCATGCAAAGCACGGCACTACAACCATTTATCCTACCGCGCCTTCCGTGTCTTTCGAAGATACTTTGAAATTTGTTGAAAATGTAAGAGATGCCATGAAGCAAAATGCACCCGGCAAGCCTTATATTGCAGGCTCGCATCTGGAGGGCCCGTATTTCGCGGATGCCCAGAGAGGTGCGCAGAATCCAAAATACATCAAATCGCCCGTGCCCGAAGAATATAAGGCGTGGAACAAGGCGAGCTGCGGCACATTAAAGCGAATCAGCTATGCGCCCGAGCGAGAGGGAAGTGAAGCACTTTGCACATACTTGAATGAAAACGGGATAGTGTCTGCATTTGCCCACACCGACGGGATTTATGAGGAAATTAAACCCCTTGTGGATATGGGGTGCAAAATTGCAACGCATCTGTATTCGGGCATGAACGGTGTCACAAGACGAAATATGTACCGAAAGCTTGGCGCGGTGGAAACGGCTTTTTTAGAAGAGGATGTTACGGTTGAAGTTATTGCAGACGGTGTGCATTTGCCTGTGGAGCTTTTAAAACTTGTCTATAAGATAAAAGGTGCGGACAAAATGTGCATGGTGACAGATTCCATGCGCGGTGCCTGTCAGGAAAGCGGTCCGTCTGTTTTAGGACCGAAAGCAGACGGCATGGACTGCATTGTAAAAAAGGATGATGTGGCATATCTTACCGATATGTCCGCCTTTGCAGGGAGTGTTGCCACCTGTGACCGGCTGATGCGCGTGATGCATAAGGAGGTAGGCTTACCCCTTACGGAATGCGTTAAAATGATGTGCGAAACGCCTGCGAAAATCATGAAACTTGAAAAACGCGGTGCAATCAAAGACGGATATTTTGCAGATTTAGTATTTTTTGATGCAAACATATCCGTAAAAGAAGTTATAATAAACGGAAAAAAATTAAGATAA